Proteins found in one Candidatus Dormiibacterota bacterium genomic segment:
- a CDS encoding type 1 glutamine amidotransferase domain-containing protein: protein MLGVEGKRIAALIGDGFEEIDLMEPRRALEEAGAIVTIVGVEERSRQKIRGKRGLDEGQAAKAEELVADCTAEDFDALLIPGGVSPDQIRTDKEVQRFVREFDVAKKPMFSIGHGAQVLISAQLARSRQITGAQSIADDIRNAGGLFRDQPTVQDSNWVSTRGGEDMLQFNRAMLEKLASAGAAQVV from the coding sequence ATGCTAGGAGTGGAAGGTAAACGCATCGCCGCGCTCATCGGCGATGGTTTTGAAGAAATCGACTTAATGGAGCCGCGCCGCGCTTTGGAAGAAGCGGGCGCTATCGTCACGATCGTGGGCGTCGAGGAGCGCTCCCGCCAGAAAATTCGCGGTAAGCGCGGCCTCGATGAAGGCCAAGCCGCGAAGGCCGAAGAGCTTGTCGCCGATTGCACCGCCGAGGACTTCGACGCGTTGCTGATCCCCGGCGGCGTATCGCCCGATCAGATTCGTACGGATAAGGAAGTTCAACGCTTCGTGCGCGAGTTCGATGTCGCCAAGAAGCCGATGTTTTCGATCGGCCACGGCGCGCAGGTGTTGATCTCGGCACAGCTCGCGCGTAGCCGGCAGATTACCGGAGCGCAATCGATCGCCGACGATATCCGCAATGCGGGCGGATTGTTCCGCGATCAGCCGACCGTGCAAGACTCAAATTGGGTCTCGACGCGCGGTGGCGAGGACATGTTGCAATTCAATCGCGCGATGCTCGAGAAACTAGCATCCGCGGGTGCGGCACAGGTCGTATAA
- a CDS encoding helix-turn-helix domain-containing protein: protein MSELSAWDGRLGTAGGPAFGRALRALADEREVSTHRLAEALEVSADRMDAVLAGSERIGVAALARLAVALRSKPIEFLQRTEILGLAAYAFGLDPLYFLPEGQTRYDARIYMREINPRHQVPEGDMTKRNATLRALGEDDILDPLGKAELEFAYLLRAAVQQTGGTL, encoded by the coding sequence ATGAGTGAGCTATCTGCCTGGGATGGGCGCTTGGGAACTGCCGGAGGGCCGGCCTTCGGACGCGCGCTGCGGGCGCTGGCCGACGAACGAGAAGTCTCGACGCACCGTCTAGCCGAGGCGCTCGAGGTCTCCGCCGACCGGATGGACGCCGTCCTGGCCGGAAGCGAGCGTATCGGGGTGGCCGCCCTCGCGCGGCTGGCCGTCGCGCTGCGGAGTAAGCCGATCGAGTTCTTGCAACGCACCGAGATTTTGGGCCTTGCGGCCTACGCGTTCGGCCTCGATCCGCTGTACTTTCTGCCCGAGGGGCAGACCCGGTACGACGCGCGCATTTACATGCGCGAGATCAACCCGCGGCATCAGGTTCCCGAAGGCGATATGACCAAACGCAACGCTACGCTGCGGGCGCTCGGCGAGGACGACATCCTCGACCCGCTCGGCAAGGCGGAGCTGGAATTCGCGTATCTCCTGCGGGCGGCGGTTCAGCAAACGGGTGGGACCCTGTAA
- a CDS encoding Rieske (2Fe-2S) protein, whose translation MSEFMRVADVAALPPGERLVASFGRYDVAVFNVEGEFFALENACPHQGGPMADGWIEGTTVTCPWHAWCFDLRTGKMTLGDFASIPRFAVTVEQGGIFVSTEPIEDV comes from the coding sequence ATGAGCGAATTCATGCGAGTCGCCGACGTGGCGGCGCTCCCTCCGGGGGAGCGCTTGGTTGCGTCATTCGGACGCTACGACGTGGCGGTATTCAACGTTGAGGGCGAATTCTTCGCGCTCGAAAACGCCTGCCCGCACCAAGGCGGCCCGATGGCCGACGGGTGGATCGAGGGTACGACGGTCACCTGCCCTTGGCACGCCTGGTGTTTCGATCTGCGGACGGGAAAGATGACGCTCGGCGATTTCGCGTCGATCCCGCGCTTCGCGGTCACGGTCGAGCAAGGCGGCATTTTCGTCAGCACGGAACCAATCGAGGACGTATGA
- a CDS encoding SDR family oxidoreductase — translation MDLGIKGRVALVTGGSAGLGEAVALALAAEGVKLAVAARRADRLEAVALHAKQLGAEDARAFTVDLNDEASIAALLSDVRAAYGGVDILIANSGGPKPGPYSSMSLQDWDEGYRGVLRSMLALVDGALPHMRESGWGRIVALTSSSVKQPLKTLVLSNAFRTALISALKTLSIEVAKDGVTVNSIATGRILTDRLRKLYPDEGSMERAAQADVPIGRVATPQEFAPMVAFLCGEGARYVTGQTIAVDGGLIASLF, via the coding sequence ATGGATCTTGGAATTAAAGGGCGCGTCGCGCTCGTAACCGGCGGCAGCGCCGGGCTCGGAGAAGCCGTGGCGCTCGCGCTCGCAGCCGAAGGCGTGAAACTTGCGGTGGCTGCGCGCCGTGCCGACCGCCTCGAAGCGGTCGCGCTCCACGCCAAACAACTCGGGGCGGAAGACGCTCGCGCCTTCACCGTCGATTTGAACGACGAGGCGTCGATCGCGGCGCTGCTGAGCGACGTGCGCGCGGCATACGGCGGGGTCGATATCCTGATTGCCAATAGCGGCGGCCCCAAACCCGGCCCGTATTCCAGCATGAGTCTGCAAGATTGGGACGAGGGTTATCGCGGGGTGCTGCGCAGCATGCTCGCGCTCGTCGACGGCGCGTTGCCGCACATGCGCGAGAGCGGATGGGGACGCATCGTCGCGCTCACGTCGTCGTCGGTGAAACAGCCGCTGAAAACGCTGGTCCTTTCCAACGCGTTTCGCACCGCGTTGATCTCCGCGTTAAAAACGCTCTCGATCGAAGTGGCGAAAGACGGCGTCACCGTCAACTCGATCGCGACCGGTCGCATCCTCACGGACCGGCTGCGCAAGCTCTATCCCGATGAAGGTTCGATGGAGCGCGCCGCACAGGCGGACGTGCCGATCGGCCGGGTAGCGACGCCGCAAGAGTTCGCACCGATGGTGGCGTTTCTCTGCGGCGAGGGCGCGCGTTACGTCACCGGCCAAACCATCGCTGTGGACGGTGGATTGATCGCAAGCCTCTTCTAG
- a CDS encoding NAD(P)H-dependent oxidoreductase, whose protein sequence is MPVIYGSVRSDRQGIKAARWVVNELRRRGMDPMLIDPMEYQLPMLDRMYKEYAPGTAPALMESLAKTFRAADGFAIVSGEYNHGIPPALKNLMDHYLEEYFWRPAAIVTYSGTRWGGTRAGVQLRATLGEMGMVTIPSMQPIGTVQDAFTDDGTPTDPKLAEYSARFFQEFVWYMNALKTQRQHGVPY, encoded by the coding sequence GTGCCCGTCATCTATGGTTCGGTGCGCAGCGATCGCCAGGGCATCAAGGCCGCGCGCTGGGTCGTCAACGAGTTGCGCCGGCGTGGGATGGATCCGATGTTGATCGATCCGATGGAGTACCAGCTGCCGATGCTCGATCGCATGTATAAAGAGTACGCGCCCGGAACGGCGCCCGCGCTGATGGAGTCGTTAGCCAAGACGTTTCGCGCCGCCGACGGCTTCGCAATCGTTTCGGGCGAATACAATCACGGTATCCCGCCCGCGCTCAAAAATTTGATGGATCACTATCTCGAAGAGTACTTCTGGCGTCCGGCGGCGATCGTCACGTACTCGGGCACGCGCTGGGGCGGCACGCGCGCGGGGGTGCAGCTACGCGCGACGCTTGGCGAGATGGGTATGGTGACCATTCCGTCCATGCAGCCGATCGGGACCGTGCAAGATGCGTTTACCGACGACGGGACACCGACCGATCCGAAACTGGCCGAATACTCCGCGCGGTTCTTCCAAGAGTTCGTGTGGTATATGAACGCACTGAAAACCCAACGCCAACACGGGGTTCCTTACTGA
- a CDS encoding acyl-CoA thioesterase encodes MTTEQIVERRTEIVFPTDANNYGTLFGGKALAMMDVVAGIAAMRACRKPVVTASIDRTDFKAPIRTGDFAETIATVARIGRTSIAIDVELWGENPVTGARHLSTTSRFVMVAVGPDGRPTPVRDEA; translated from the coding sequence GTGACTACCGAACAGATCGTGGAGCGACGCACCGAGATCGTCTTCCCAACCGACGCCAACAACTACGGCACCCTCTTCGGCGGCAAGGCGCTGGCGATGATGGACGTCGTCGCGGGCATTGCCGCCATGCGCGCCTGCCGCAAGCCCGTGGTAACCGCCTCGATCGACCGAACCGATTTCAAGGCGCCGATCCGCACCGGCGACTTCGCCGAGACGATCGCGACCGTGGCACGGATCGGCCGCACCTCGATCGCCATCGACGTGGAGCTGTGGGGCGAGAATCCCGTGACCGGGGCGCGCCACCTCTCAACCACCTCCCGCTTCGTCATGGTCGCCGTCGGCCCCGACGGCCGCCCCACCCCGGTGCGCGACGAGGCCTAG
- the rpsO gene encoding 30S ribosomal protein S15 yields MSKELKAELAVKYGRGANDTGSAEVQVAVLTATINMLTEHLKIHKKDHHSRRGLLLQVGQRRRLLNYLMHKDIERYRKLIADLGLRR; encoded by the coding sequence ATTTCCAAAGAATTAAAAGCCGAACTTGCCGTTAAGTACGGCCGCGGCGCCAACGACACCGGCTCCGCCGAAGTGCAAGTCGCCGTTCTCACCGCGACGATTAACATGCTCACCGAGCATCTGAAGATTCACAAAAAAGATCATCACAGCCGCCGTGGCCTGCTGTTGCAGGTTGGCCAGCGCCGCCGGTTGCTCAACTATCTGATGCACAAAGATATCGAGCGCTACCGTAAGCTCATCGCCGATCTCGGCCTGCGCCGCTAA
- a CDS encoding transketolase C-terminal domain-containing protein, with protein MPSADTMDAAAHAMHLVDYRDAATIKQVPTRNGFGEGLIEAGNRNKNVVAICADLAESTRMEGFKKAYPEQYIEIGVAEQLLVAMAGGLAAVGKTPWIASYAMFNPGRSWEQVRTIMALNESNVKIAGAHAGVSVGPDGATHQAIEDIAIMRVIPHMMVVVPCDSVQTKKATIALSEKFGPTYLRFARDKSAIVTTEETPFEIGKAQTFRDGNDVAIVACGILLYNALIAAEELAREDGIECRVVNNHTVKPMDEGAIDAAARECGAIVTVEEHQVHAGMGSRVAEIVAQRHPVPIEFVGVQDQFGQSGEPTELIEHYGMGTAAIKEAARKAYKRKS; from the coding sequence ATGCCTAGCGCCGATACGATGGACGCAGCAGCCCACGCCATGCACTTGGTCGACTATCGCGACGCCGCGACGATCAAGCAGGTTCCGACGCGCAACGGCTTTGGCGAAGGGCTGATTGAAGCGGGCAATCGCAATAAAAATGTGGTCGCGATTTGCGCCGACCTTGCCGAGTCGACGCGCATGGAAGGCTTTAAAAAAGCGTACCCAGAGCAGTACATCGAAATCGGCGTTGCCGAGCAATTGCTCGTAGCGATGGCCGGCGGCTTGGCCGCAGTCGGAAAAACGCCGTGGATCGCGAGCTATGCGATGTTCAATCCGGGCCGCTCGTGGGAGCAAGTCCGCACGATCATGGCGCTCAACGAGTCCAACGTGAAGATCGCGGGCGCGCACGCCGGCGTATCCGTCGGGCCCGACGGCGCGACCCACCAAGCGATCGAAGATATCGCGATCATGCGCGTCATCCCGCACATGATGGTCGTGGTGCCGTGCGATTCGGTGCAGACCAAGAAAGCGACGATCGCGCTCTCCGAGAAATTCGGGCCGACGTACCTGCGGTTCGCGCGCGACAAGTCCGCAATCGTCACGACGGAAGAGACGCCGTTCGAGATCGGCAAGGCGCAGACGTTCCGCGACGGCAACGACGTGGCGATCGTCGCCTGCGGAATCTTACTCTATAACGCCCTGATCGCGGCCGAGGAGTTAGCGCGCGAAGACGGCATCGAATGCCGCGTCGTCAACAATCACACGGTCAAACCGATGGACGAAGGGGCGATCGATGCTGCGGCCCGCGAATGCGGCGCCATCGTCACCGTGGAAGAGCATCAAGTCCATGCCGGTATGGGCTCGCGCGTTGCCGAGATCGTCGCGCAGCGCCATCCGGTCCCGATCGAATTCGTCGGCGTGCAGGATCAATTCGGCCAATCCGGCGAGCCGACCGAACTCATCGAACATTACGGCATGGGCACCGCCGCCATCAAAGAAGCGGCGCGAAAGGCCTACAAGCGTAAATCGTAG